In a single window of the Streptomyces sp. HUAS ZL42 genome:
- the ppdK gene encoding pyruvate, phosphate dikinase — protein MVRHVYAFTEGGRDMADLLGGKGANLAEMTRLGMPVPPGFTVTTEACRAFLATGAEPEGLSREISDHLTALEEAAGRTLGQPDDPLLLSVRSGARFSMPGMMETILDIGLNDESVLGLAKASGNERFAWDSYRRLVQMFGSTVMGVDSALFENIMARLREARGAVDDLGLDAADLAELVQAYKELIRQETGGYFPQSPAEQLRRAVLAVFESWNVERARLYRRREHIPDDLGTAVNVQTMVFGNLGPDSGSGVAFTRDPATGRSGLYGDYLPNAQGEDVVAGIRNTVPLDELGRLNPDAFARLRDHMHTLETHYRDLCDIEFTVERGRLWMLQTRIGKRTAEAAFSIAAELVDEGLITSDEGLARVGGDGLARLMFPRFDTSAVGDALAHGIPASPGAAVGAAVFDSAEAVRRAAAGEKVVLVRQETTPDDLPGMVAAQAVLTSRGGKTSHAAVVARGMGKVCVCGAEEIAVDPQKRRFTVGGTTVEEGTVVSVDGSEGAVYAGAAPLVDSAVMRYFETGEASAGLVEAVARAMRQADDVRRLGVRANADTPEDAARARRFGAEGIGLCRTEHMFLGDRRQLVEAMILARTDAERERALDALLPLQRQDFVGILDAMDGLPVTIRLLDPPLHEFLPDRTELAVRLAAAEAHGTPPDAHETELLEAVNRMHEENPMLGLRGVRLGLVAPGLVAMQVRAIAEAVVERRRAGGDPRAEIMVPLIDTVEELRIVREEVERVLADVSRESGVTVECPVGTMIELPRAALTAGRIAEEAQFFSFGTNDLTQTTWGFSRDDVEAAFFSAYLDKGIFKVSPFETIDRDGVGRLVRIAVAEGRAARPDLKIGVCGEHGGDPESVHFFHAAGLDYVSCSPFRVPVARLEAGRAALQGTEASDSR, from the coding sequence ATGGTCCGTCACGTGTACGCGTTCACCGAGGGCGGCCGTGACATGGCCGACCTGCTCGGCGGCAAGGGCGCCAACCTGGCCGAGATGACCCGGCTGGGTATGCCCGTGCCGCCGGGATTCACCGTCACCACCGAGGCCTGCCGCGCCTTCCTCGCCACCGGCGCCGAGCCGGAGGGCCTCTCGCGCGAGATCTCCGATCATCTGACCGCCCTGGAGGAGGCCGCCGGGCGGACGCTGGGTCAGCCGGACGACCCGCTGCTGCTGTCGGTCCGTTCCGGGGCCCGCTTCTCCATGCCCGGGATGATGGAGACGATCCTGGACATCGGCCTGAACGACGAGTCCGTCCTCGGCCTGGCCAAGGCATCCGGAAACGAACGCTTCGCCTGGGACTCCTACCGCCGCCTCGTGCAGATGTTCGGCAGCACGGTCATGGGTGTCGACAGTGCGCTGTTCGAGAACATCATGGCCCGCCTCAGGGAAGCCCGCGGGGCCGTGGACGACCTGGGCCTCGACGCGGCCGATCTGGCCGAGCTCGTCCAGGCCTACAAGGAGCTGATCCGTCAGGAGACGGGCGGGTACTTCCCGCAGTCCCCCGCCGAGCAGCTGCGCCGGGCGGTCCTGGCGGTCTTCGAGTCCTGGAACGTCGAGCGCGCCCGCCTCTACCGGCGCCGCGAGCACATCCCCGACGACCTGGGCACCGCGGTCAACGTGCAGACCATGGTCTTCGGCAATCTCGGGCCCGACTCCGGCAGTGGCGTCGCCTTCACCCGCGATCCGGCCACCGGCCGCTCCGGCCTGTACGGCGACTACCTGCCCAACGCACAGGGCGAGGACGTCGTCGCGGGCATCCGCAACACCGTCCCGCTGGACGAACTGGGCCGCCTGAACCCCGACGCGTTCGCCCGGCTGCGCGACCACATGCACACGTTGGAGACCCATTACCGGGACCTGTGCGACATCGAGTTCACCGTCGAGCGGGGCCGGCTGTGGATGCTGCAGACCCGGATCGGCAAGCGCACCGCCGAGGCGGCGTTCTCCATCGCCGCCGAGCTGGTCGACGAGGGACTCATCACCTCCGACGAGGGGCTGGCCCGGGTCGGCGGCGACGGCCTCGCCCGTCTGATGTTCCCCCGCTTCGACACCTCCGCCGTCGGTGACGCGCTCGCGCACGGCATCCCCGCCTCGCCGGGCGCCGCCGTGGGCGCGGCGGTGTTCGACTCCGCCGAGGCGGTCCGGCGTGCCGCCGCCGGGGAGAAGGTCGTCCTCGTACGCCAGGAGACCACCCCCGACGACCTGCCCGGCATGGTGGCCGCCCAGGCGGTGCTGACCAGCCGGGGCGGCAAGACCAGCCACGCGGCGGTGGTCGCCCGTGGCATGGGCAAGGTGTGCGTGTGCGGCGCCGAGGAGATCGCGGTCGACCCTCAGAAGCGACGCTTCACCGTGGGCGGCACCACCGTCGAGGAGGGCACGGTCGTCTCCGTCGACGGCTCGGAAGGCGCCGTGTACGCCGGTGCGGCGCCGCTGGTGGATTCGGCCGTGATGCGGTACTTCGAGACGGGCGAGGCCTCGGCCGGGCTGGTCGAGGCCGTGGCCCGCGCCATGCGACAGGCCGACGACGTACGGCGGTTGGGGGTCCGGGCCAACGCCGACACCCCCGAGGACGCCGCGCGCGCCCGTCGGTTCGGCGCCGAGGGCATCGGTCTGTGCCGCACCGAGCACATGTTCCTCGGGGACCGGCGGCAGCTGGTCGAGGCGATGATCCTGGCCCGTACGGACGCCGAACGCGAGCGGGCGCTCGACGCGCTGCTGCCGCTGCAACGGCAGGACTTCGTCGGCATCCTGGACGCGATGGACGGACTGCCCGTCACCATCCGCCTCCTCGACCCGCCGCTGCACGAGTTCCTGCCGGACCGCACCGAACTCGCCGTACGCCTCGCCGCCGCCGAGGCACACGGCACCCCGCCGGACGCACACGAGACCGAGCTGCTCGAGGCCGTGAACCGCATGCACGAGGAGAACCCGATGCTCGGCCTGCGCGGCGTCCGCCTGGGGCTGGTCGCGCCGGGGCTGGTCGCGATGCAGGTGCGCGCGATCGCCGAGGCGGTCGTGGAGCGCAGGCGCGCGGGTGGGGATCCGCGGGCGGAGATCATGGTGCCGCTGATCGACACGGTCGAGGAACTGCGGATCGTGCGGGAGGAGGTGGAGCGGGTTCTGGCCGATGTCTCCAGGGAGTCGGGTGTCACGGTCGAGTGCCCGGTCGGCACGATGATCGAGCTGCCCAGGGCCGCCCTCACCGCGGGCCGCATCGCCGAGGAGGCGCAGTTCTTCTCCTTCGGCACCAACGACCTCACCCAGACCACGTGGGGCTTCTCCCGCGACGACGTCGAGGCGGCGTTCTTCTCCGCGTACCTCGACAAGGGCATCTTCAAGGTGTCCCCCTTCGAGACGATCGACCGTGACGGCGTGGGGCGCCTGGTCCGGATCGCCGTCGCCGAGGGCCGTGCCGCGCGGCCCGACCTGAAGATCGGCGTCTGCGGCGAGCACGGCGGAGACCCGGAGTCGGTGCACTTCTTCCACGCCGCCGGACTCGACTACGTCTCCTGCTCACCGTTCCGCGTCCCGGTCGCACGCCTGGAGGCCGGACGGGCCGCACTCCAGGGGACGGAGGCGAGCGACAGCAGGTGA
- the adhE gene encoding bifunctional acetaldehyde-CoA/alcohol dehydrogenase, with translation MTRHDDRTATAAPTGAPSDTVIAVERLVTNGLKALSDYEALDQEQVDHIVKKASVAALDQHTALALLAVEETGRGVFEDKAAKNMFACEHVTHSMGHMKTVGVIARDDIEDMVEIAEPVGVVCAITPVTNPTSTTIFKALMALKTRNPVVFAFHPSAQRCSTEAARVVRDAAVAAGAPEHCIQWIETPSVEATGTLMRHPGVSLILATGGNAMVKAAYSAGKPALGVGAGNVPAYVHRSAKLRRAVNDLVLSKSFDNGMICASEQAVILDDEIYDQALAEFRTLHAHLATAEEKAKLEAFLFPSGASEGGGCEPKVNSAAVGQSPAWIAEQAGFTVPAGTSLILVEAQRVGPDEPLTREKLCPVLAVLRAGSERQGFALAADMVAFHGQGHSAVIHTEDSALAEAYGKRMKTVRIIVNAPSSQGAIGGIYNSLLPSLTLGCGSWGSTSVSNNVSAAQLLNVKRVGTRRNNLQWFKIPPKIYFEPQAIRYLTSMPDVHRITIVTDATMTRLGFVDRVTRVLQRRRDPVTVQVIDNVEPEPSIESVQRGARLMRDFRPDTIIALGGGSPMDAAKVMWLLYEHPDIDFADMRQKFSDIRKRAFRFPVLGSRARLVSVPTTSGTGAEVTPFAVISDPATGKKYPLADYALTPSVAIVDPLLTTALPPALAADSGFDALTHAIEAYVSVYANDFTDGLALHAIRLIFDNIEVSVNARADGARAEAREKMHNAGTIAGMAFGNAFLGIVHAMSHTLGATFHIAHGRTNAVLLPHVIRYNGTVPTKLTGWPKYENYRAPERFQDIARTLGLPAATPAEGVESLARAVERLRDAVGIEPSFRALGVDERAFLDALPQQALNAYEDQCAPANPRMPMLDDLQEVMRAAYFGPDGTAGA, from the coding sequence ATGACCCGCCACGACGACCGAACCGCGACCGCCGCCCCCACCGGGGCGCCGTCGGACACCGTCATCGCCGTGGAGCGGCTGGTCACGAACGGGCTCAAGGCACTGTCCGACTACGAGGCCCTCGACCAGGAGCAGGTCGACCACATCGTCAAGAAGGCCTCGGTCGCCGCCCTGGACCAGCACACCGCGCTCGCGCTGCTCGCGGTGGAGGAGACCGGACGCGGCGTCTTCGAGGACAAGGCGGCCAAGAACATGTTCGCGTGCGAGCACGTCACGCACAGCATGGGCCACATGAAGACCGTCGGCGTCATCGCCCGCGACGACATAGAGGACATGGTCGAGATCGCGGAACCCGTGGGCGTGGTATGCGCGATCACGCCCGTCACCAATCCGACCTCCACCACGATCTTCAAGGCGCTGATGGCGCTGAAGACCCGTAACCCGGTGGTGTTCGCCTTTCACCCCTCCGCCCAGCGGTGCAGCACCGAGGCGGCACGAGTCGTGCGTGACGCGGCCGTCGCCGCGGGCGCGCCGGAGCACTGCATCCAGTGGATCGAGACGCCGTCGGTCGAGGCGACCGGCACGCTCATGCGCCACCCGGGCGTCTCGCTGATCCTCGCGACCGGGGGCAACGCCATGGTCAAGGCGGCCTATTCGGCCGGAAAGCCTGCCCTGGGCGTGGGCGCCGGTAACGTCCCCGCGTATGTGCACAGGAGCGCCAAGCTGCGCCGGGCCGTCAACGACCTGGTGCTGTCCAAGTCGTTCGACAACGGCATGATCTGCGCCTCGGAGCAGGCCGTCATCCTGGACGACGAGATCTACGACCAGGCGCTCGCCGAGTTCCGCACCCTGCACGCCCACCTGGCGACCGCCGAGGAGAAGGCGAAGCTGGAGGCCTTCCTCTTCCCGAGCGGCGCATCCGAGGGCGGCGGCTGCGAACCCAAAGTCAACTCCGCGGCCGTCGGCCAGAGCCCGGCGTGGATCGCCGAGCAGGCCGGCTTCACCGTGCCCGCCGGAACATCTCTCATCCTGGTCGAGGCCCAACGGGTCGGCCCGGACGAGCCGCTGACCCGTGAGAAGCTCTGCCCCGTGCTCGCCGTGCTGCGCGCCGGCTCCGAGCGGCAGGGCTTCGCCCTGGCCGCCGACATGGTCGCCTTCCACGGCCAGGGCCACAGCGCCGTCATCCACACCGAGGACAGCGCGCTGGCGGAGGCGTACGGCAAGCGCATGAAGACCGTGCGGATCATCGTCAACGCCCCGTCCTCGCAGGGCGCGATCGGCGGCATCTACAACAGCCTGCTGCCGTCCCTGACGCTGGGCTGCGGCTCCTGGGGCAGCACGTCGGTGTCCAACAACGTCTCCGCCGCCCAGCTTCTGAACGTCAAGCGGGTCGGCACGCGCCGCAACAACCTGCAGTGGTTCAAGATCCCCCCGAAGATCTACTTCGAGCCGCAGGCCATCCGCTACCTGACGTCCATGCCGGACGTGCACCGCATCACGATCGTCACCGACGCGACGATGACCCGCCTCGGCTTCGTCGACCGGGTCACCCGCGTCCTGCAGCGCCGCCGCGACCCGGTCACCGTCCAGGTCATCGACAATGTCGAGCCCGAGCCGAGCATCGAGTCGGTCCAGCGCGGCGCCCGCCTGATGCGGGACTTCCGTCCGGACACGATCATCGCGCTCGGCGGCGGCTCGCCCATGGACGCGGCCAAGGTGATGTGGCTGCTCTACGAACACCCGGACATCGACTTCGCCGACATGCGGCAGAAGTTCTCCGACATCCGCAAGCGCGCCTTCCGCTTCCCCGTCCTCGGCTCACGCGCCCGCCTGGTGTCCGTTCCCACCACCTCCGGCACCGGCGCCGAGGTCACTCCCTTCGCGGTCATCTCCGACCCGGCCACCGGCAAGAAGTACCCGCTGGCCGACTACGCGCTCACCCCCAGCGTGGCCATCGTCGACCCGCTGCTCACCACGGCCCTGCCCCCGGCGCTGGCCGCCGACAGCGGCTTCGACGCCCTCACGCACGCCATCGAGGCGTACGTGTCCGTGTACGCCAACGACTTCACCGACGGCCTGGCGCTGCACGCGATCCGCCTGATCTTCGACAACATCGAGGTATCCGTGAACGCCCGTGCCGACGGCGCCCGGGCCGAGGCACGCGAGAAGATGCACAACGCCGGCACCATCGCGGGCATGGCCTTCGGCAACGCCTTCCTCGGCATCGTCCACGCCATGTCCCACACCCTCGGCGCCACGTTCCACATCGCGCACGGCCGTACCAACGCGGTCCTGCTGCCGCACGTCATCCGCTACAACGGCACCGTCCCGACGAAGCTGACGGGCTGGCCCAAGTACGAGAACTACCGGGCCCCCGAGCGCTTCCAGGACATCGCCCGCACCCTCGGTCTGCCCGCCGCCACACCCGCCGAGGGTGTGGAGTCGCTCGCCCGCGCGGTGGAGCGGCTGCGCGACGCCGTGGGCATCGAGCCGTCGTTCCGGGCTCTCGGCGTCGACGAGCGCGCCTTCCTCGACGCCCTGCCCCAGCAGGCCCTCAACGCCTACGAGGACCAGTGCGCGCCCGCCAATCCGCGGATGCCGATGCTGGACGACCTCCAGGAGGTCATGCGGGCGGCCTACTTCGGACCGGACGGGACCGCCGGCGCATAG
- the pflA gene encoding pyruvate formate-lyase-activating protein, translated as MNTTVEPVTGRVHSWDLSTGVDGPGTRFVLFLSGCPLRCLYCANPDTWHMRDGRRTTVDEVMAEIERYRAFVTTARGGVTLTGGEVLLQPAFTAGILRRCKELGLHTALDTSGFLGDRASDELLADTDLVLLDIKSFDIRTYRKLTGGDLSPTLNFATRLDRLGVPAWIRYVLVPGWTDDPAAVDGLGAFLAGLGNVDRVDVLPFHRLGAHKYDALGIPFPLRDTPTPDQELTERVREQFREHGLRAL; from the coding sequence GTGAACACCACGGTCGAGCCGGTGACGGGCCGCGTCCACTCCTGGGACCTGTCCACGGGAGTGGACGGTCCCGGGACCCGGTTCGTGCTGTTCCTCAGCGGCTGCCCGCTGCGCTGCCTGTACTGCGCCAACCCGGACACCTGGCACATGCGCGACGGCAGGCGGACCACCGTCGACGAGGTCATGGCCGAGATCGAGAGGTACCGGGCCTTCGTCACCACCGCCCGTGGGGGAGTGACCCTCACGGGCGGCGAGGTGCTGCTCCAGCCCGCTTTCACGGCCGGGATCCTCCGCCGCTGCAAGGAGCTCGGTCTGCACACGGCCCTCGACACCTCCGGCTTCCTCGGCGACCGCGCGAGCGACGAACTGCTCGCCGACACCGACCTGGTGCTGCTCGACATCAAGTCCTTCGACATTCGCACCTACCGGAAGCTGACCGGAGGAGACCTTTCCCCCACCCTCAACTTCGCCACCCGCCTTGACCGGCTCGGCGTCCCGGCGTGGATCCGCTACGTCCTCGTGCCCGGCTGGACCGACGACCCGGCGGCCGTCGACGGGCTCGGCGCGTTCCTCGCGGGGCTCGGCAACGTCGACCGCGTGGACGTCCTGCCCTTCCACCGGCTCGGCGCCCACAAGTACGACGCGCTGGGGATCCCCTTCCCCCTGCGCGACACCCCCACGCCGGACCAGGAGCTGACCGAGCGGGTACGCGAGCAGTTCCGGGAGCACGGCCTGCGGGCGCTCTGA
- the pflB gene encoding formate C-acetyltransferase, which yields MTATVTVGPRAAAEAWRGFAGDHWRDRIDVRDFIQANYTPYEGDSAFLAGPTERTLAVWGKVARLFPEERRRGILDVDPGLPSTITSHRPGYIDRDRELIVGLQTDAPLRRAIMPNGGLRMVENGLKAYGYKADPFVTRVFSTYRKTHNDGVFDAYTPEMRAARKAGIITGLPDAYGRGRIIGDYRRVALYGTDRLIEAKRAERALLDAQPSGPDVIRDREELAEQIRALGELTRMAASYGCDVSRAATTAHEAVQWLYLGFLAAVKEQNGAAMSLGRTSTFLDVYLQRDLEEGTIDETRAQELVDDFVIKLRIVRFLRTPEYDALFSGDPTWVTESIGGIGTDGRPLVTRTSFRFLQTLYNLGPAPEPNLTVLWSPRLPEGFKRFCAQVSIDTSAIQYESDDLMRPRTGDDTAIACCVSAMAVGRQMQFFGARVNLAKALLYAVNGGRDEMTGEQIAPPMPALTGEYLDYQELSAAYDRMLDWLAATYVNALNVIHYMHDKYAYERIEMALHDYPVHRFMACGIAGLSVAADSLSAVKHARVKVVRDATGLAVDYEVEGDFPAYGNNDDRADALAAGLVESFMAKVRKHPTHRDAEHTQSVLTITSNVVYGKHTGNTPDGRRAGAPFAPGANPMNGRDRHGVAASALSVANLPYEQARDGISLTTTITPEGLGHDSAERAGHLAGILDAYMASGGFHMNVNVLDRATLEDAMEHPENYPELTVRVSGYAVNFVRLTREQQLDVISRTFHGSL from the coding sequence ATGACGGCAACGGTGACAGTTGGACCCCGGGCGGCGGCCGAGGCATGGCGAGGCTTCGCCGGTGACCACTGGCGGGACCGGATCGATGTCCGCGACTTCATCCAGGCCAACTACACGCCGTACGAAGGAGATTCGGCGTTCCTGGCCGGGCCGACCGAGCGCACGCTCGCCGTCTGGGGCAAGGTCGCCCGGCTGTTCCCCGAGGAACGGCGCCGGGGCATCCTCGACGTCGACCCGGGCCTGCCCTCCACCATCACCTCGCACCGGCCCGGCTACATCGACCGCGACCGCGAACTGATCGTGGGCCTGCAGACCGACGCCCCGCTGCGGCGGGCCATCATGCCCAACGGCGGTCTGCGGATGGTCGAGAACGGGCTGAAGGCGTACGGCTACAAGGCCGACCCCTTCGTCACACGTGTCTTCAGCACCTACCGCAAGACCCACAACGACGGTGTCTTCGACGCCTACACGCCCGAGATGCGCGCCGCCCGCAAGGCGGGGATCATCACCGGTCTGCCGGACGCCTACGGCCGCGGCCGGATCATCGGCGACTACCGACGCGTCGCGCTCTACGGAACGGACCGCCTGATCGAGGCGAAGCGGGCCGAGCGGGCCCTGCTGGACGCGCAGCCCTCCGGCCCGGACGTGATCCGCGACCGCGAGGAACTCGCCGAGCAGATCCGGGCGTTGGGCGAGCTGACCCGGATGGCGGCCTCGTACGGCTGCGACGTCTCCCGGGCCGCCACCACCGCCCACGAGGCCGTGCAGTGGCTCTACCTCGGCTTCCTGGCGGCGGTGAAGGAGCAGAACGGCGCCGCGATGTCGCTGGGCCGTACCTCCACCTTCCTGGACGTCTACCTCCAGCGCGATCTGGAGGAGGGGACGATCGACGAGACCCGCGCCCAGGAGCTCGTCGACGACTTCGTGATCAAGCTGCGGATCGTACGGTTCCTGCGCACCCCCGAGTACGACGCCCTGTTCTCCGGCGACCCGACCTGGGTGACGGAGTCCATCGGCGGCATCGGCACGGACGGCCGCCCCCTGGTCACCCGCACCTCCTTCCGCTTCCTGCAGACCCTCTACAACCTCGGCCCGGCCCCCGAGCCCAACCTGACCGTCCTGTGGTCGCCGCGGCTGCCCGAGGGCTTCAAGCGGTTCTGCGCACAGGTCTCCATAGACACCAGCGCGATCCAGTACGAGTCCGACGACCTGATGCGCCCGCGCACCGGCGACGACACCGCGATCGCCTGCTGTGTCTCCGCGATGGCGGTGGGCCGGCAGATGCAGTTCTTCGGCGCCCGCGTCAATCTCGCCAAGGCGCTGCTGTACGCGGTCAACGGCGGCCGGGACGAGATGACCGGCGAGCAGATCGCCCCGCCGATGCCCGCCCTGACCGGCGAGTACCTGGACTACCAGGAACTGTCGGCGGCGTACGACCGCATGCTGGACTGGCTGGCGGCCACGTACGTCAACGCGCTGAACGTCATCCACTACATGCACGACAAGTACGCCTACGAGCGCATCGAGATGGCCCTGCACGACTACCCCGTGCACCGCTTCATGGCGTGCGGCATCGCCGGTCTCTCGGTGGCGGCGGACAGCCTCTCGGCCGTCAAGCACGCCCGTGTGAAGGTCGTCCGGGACGCGACCGGGCTGGCCGTCGACTACGAGGTGGAGGGCGACTTCCCGGCGTACGGCAACAACGACGACCGCGCCGACGCGCTCGCGGCCGGCCTGGTGGAGTCTTTCATGGCGAAGGTGCGCAAGCACCCCACCCACCGCGACGCCGAGCACACGCAGTCGGTGCTGACCATCACCTCGAACGTGGTCTACGGCAAGCACACCGGTAACACGCCCGACGGCCGGCGCGCGGGCGCACCGTTCGCGCCCGGCGCCAACCCGATGAACGGCCGTGACCGGCACGGGGTGGCCGCCTCCGCGCTGTCGGTGGCCAACCTGCCGTACGAACAGGCCCGCGACGGCATCTCGCTGACCACGACGATCACGCCCGAGGGACTGGGGCACGACTCGGCGGAGCGCGCGGGCCATCTGGCCGGCATCCTGGACGCGTACATGGCCTCCGGCGGCTTCCACATGAACGTCAACGTCCTGGACCGGGCGACGCTCGAGGACGCCATGGAACACCCGGAGAACTATCCGGAGCTGACGGTCCGGGTCTCCGGATACGCCGTCAACTTCGTCCGCCTCACGCGTGAGCAGCAGCTCGACGTGATCAGCCGCACCTTCCACGGATCCCTGTGA
- a CDS encoding universal stress protein: MDGSPVAPRALDRAAEDAARRGTALRVVHAVADRDESGPLLASAAARVHERHPDLPVETRAVEGGAVRVPAEESESAVLTVVGTRGFGGASGLPAGSVSRRPAAHVHGPLLVVRGDNPRDEGREVLLGLESDADAAAAAHAFREAARRGARLRVVHCAAHRHVTPEPPPLPATTSPGQQRQSQSDRAEEDMPRFRPARLREEYPDVEVDSRTVHTARRTSCRRAPARPASWSSARARSRAGSLHRWAHDLRKPTGPARGTDGGHRVRRQALPAVVPGGEHQKRRRSRAQRGRDRP, from the coding sequence GTGGACGGTTCACCGGTCGCCCCACGCGCGCTGGACCGGGCCGCCGAGGATGCGGCGCGCCGCGGCACCGCGTTGCGTGTCGTCCACGCCGTGGCCGATCGCGACGAGTCGGGGCCGCTCCTGGCGTCGGCCGCCGCGCGGGTCCACGAGCGTCACCCGGACCTGCCGGTGGAGACGAGGGCCGTGGAGGGCGGCGCCGTGCGGGTGCCGGCGGAGGAGAGCGAGAGCGCGGTCCTCACCGTCGTGGGCACCCGGGGGTTCGGCGGCGCCTCCGGACTGCCGGCCGGCTCGGTGAGCCGGCGCCCGGCCGCGCATGTGCACGGTCCGCTGCTGGTCGTCCGCGGGGACAACCCCCGCGACGAGGGGCGCGAGGTGCTGCTCGGCCTGGAAAGCGACGCCGACGCGGCCGCAGCCGCCCATGCCTTCCGGGAGGCGGCGCGGCGCGGGGCCCGGCTGCGGGTCGTGCACTGCGCCGCGCACCGGCACGTCACGCCCGAACCGCCCCCGCTGCCGGCCACGACGAGCCCCGGTCAGCAGCGCCAGTCCCAAAGCGACCGGGCGGAGGAAGACATGCCGCGGTTCAGGCCCGCCCGACTGCGGGAGGAGTACCCCGACGTCGAGGTCGACAGCCGCACGGTCCACACGGCCCGGCGCACGTCCTGCCGGCGGGCACCCGCGAGGCCGGCGTCGTGGTCATCGGCACGCGCCCGCAGCCGGGCGGGCTCGCTCCACCGCTGGGCCCACGACCTGAGGAAGCCGACCGGCCCGGCACGAGGGACGGATGGCGGGCACCGGGTACGCCGACAGGCCCTCCCCGCAGTCGTCCCCGGCGGCGAGCATCAAAAGCGCAGACGTTCACGTGCACAGCGAGGGAGAGACCGGCCATGA
- a CDS encoding pyridoxamine 5'-phosphate oxidase family protein, protein MDPNDGFRELERQECLRLMAKVSVGRIVYTRRALPAVLPVNFSLDGDGAVLLRTSAASELARAVDGAVVAFETDEVDAARHSGWSVVVTGSARVVTDPTEHERLAGIGPVSWVPAPQEVFVRIEPALVTGRELVAGRTLYGVDLTT, encoded by the coding sequence ATGGACCCCAATGACGGCTTCCGCGAACTCGAACGGCAGGAGTGCCTGCGGCTGATGGCCAAGGTGTCCGTCGGCCGCATCGTCTACACGCGCCGGGCCCTGCCCGCCGTGCTGCCGGTCAATTTCAGCCTGGACGGCGACGGCGCGGTCCTGCTGCGCACCTCCGCGGCCTCGGAACTGGCCCGCGCGGTCGACGGCGCGGTGGTCGCCTTCGAGACCGACGAGGTCGACGCGGCCCGGCACTCCGGCTGGAGCGTTGTCGTCACCGGCTCGGCCCGGGTGGTGACCGACCCCACCGAGCACGAACGCCTGGCCGGCATCGGCCCGGTCTCCTGGGTGCCCGCCCCGCAGGAGGTTTTCGTCCGCATCGAACCCGCACTGGTCACCGGACGCGAGCTCGTCGCCGGACGCACCCTGTACGGCGTGGATCTCACCACCTGA